From Equus quagga isolate Etosha38 chromosome 3, UCLA_HA_Equagga_1.0, whole genome shotgun sequence, one genomic window encodes:
- the GNRH1 gene encoding progonadoliberin-1 isoform X1, whose product MFLRMEPIPKLLAGLILLTLCVVGCSSQHWSYGLRPGGKRNADNLIDSFQEIAKEVNQPAEPQRFECTVHQPRSPLRDLKGALESLIEEETGQKKI is encoded by the exons ATGTTCCTTAGAATGGAGCCGATTCCCAAACTTCTAGCTGGACTTATTCTGCTGACTTTATGTGTGGTGGGCTGCTCCAGCCAACACTGGTCCTATGGATTGCGccctggaggaaagagaaatgctgACAATTTGATTGATTCTTTCCAAGAG ATAGCCAAAGAGGTTAATCAACCAGCAGAACCTCAGCGCTTTGAATGCACGGTTCACCAGCCCCGCTCTCCCCTCAGGGACCTCAAAGGAGCTCTG GAAAGCCTGATTGAAGAGGAAACTGGGCAGAAGAAGATTTAA
- the GNRH1 gene encoding progonadoliberin-1 isoform X2 yields the protein MEPIPKLLAGLILLTLCVVGCSSQHWSYGLRPGGKRNADNLIDSFQEIAKEVNQPAEPQRFECTVHQPRSPLRDLKGALESLIEEETGQKKI from the exons ATGGAGCCGATTCCCAAACTTCTAGCTGGACTTATTCTGCTGACTTTATGTGTGGTGGGCTGCTCCAGCCAACACTGGTCCTATGGATTGCGccctggaggaaagagaaatgctgACAATTTGATTGATTCTTTCCAAGAG ATAGCCAAAGAGGTTAATCAACCAGCAGAACCTCAGCGCTTTGAATGCACGGTTCACCAGCCCCGCTCTCCCCTCAGGGACCTCAAAGGAGCTCTG GAAAGCCTGATTGAAGAGGAAACTGGGCAGAAGAAGATTTAA